The Spirosoma foliorum genome has a window encoding:
- a CDS encoding DUF11 domain-containing protein has protein sequence MKPIFSLFFPPKPTLSFREESWRYTTSYRLLSTLLLSLILLFYGSASYAQLSDNVLPEFTMNKVANADQQNLIVEANVVSLSASLSLNKSVNKSNAKLGDVLTYTVVVSNTGTTNATNVIVRDSSSTGLRYVTGSSTAPAGTTFTQGSPISTWTAASLSAGQSLSMTFQAVVDSSGILYTQATLLGNTATACTSVPIIVCTGDKYAFQLTAAPGRSSYQWFKNNVAITGQTTNTLTVTAPGTYSLATDNVSGKCPDFSCCPFVIEEDTLPTFRVTATPATCVSNQTQANGKITLSRFTSGYTYQYSLGTDFNETAPLSGPAKVIPANGIIVNNLVNPTITQAYSVRVYNAAGCYTEMTVLLPPTICGCPPDVCVPLVIKQSKRPKRIGDSR, from the coding sequence ATGAAGCCCATATTCTCGCTCTTTTTCCCTCCTAAACCAACGTTATCTTTTAGAGAGGAATCATGGCGATATACAACCAGCTACAGATTATTATCAACGTTACTGCTCTCCCTGATTTTACTGTTTTATGGCTCTGCCAGCTACGCCCAATTAAGCGATAATGTCTTGCCAGAATTTACGATGAATAAGGTGGCTAATGCAGATCAGCAAAATCTGATTGTAGAGGCAAACGTTGTTTCATTATCCGCCAGCCTTTCACTGAATAAGTCCGTCAATAAGTCAAACGCCAAACTTGGTGATGTGCTGACTTATACTGTTGTGGTGAGCAATACGGGTACCACCAACGCCACCAATGTAATTGTTCGGGACTCCAGTAGCACTGGTTTGCGCTATGTAACCGGTTCATCTACCGCACCAGCGGGAACTACCTTTACCCAAGGCAGTCCGATTAGCACCTGGACTGCGGCTTCTTTATCGGCAGGTCAGAGTTTAAGTATGACTTTTCAAGCCGTTGTCGACAGCTCCGGCATATTGTATACGCAGGCAACTCTACTCGGCAATACCGCTACGGCCTGCACTTCTGTCCCGATCATCGTCTGCACGGGAGATAAGTATGCGTTCCAGCTGACGGCCGCCCCCGGTCGTTCATCGTACCAGTGGTTCAAAAATAATGTGGCTATTACTGGCCAGACTACGAATACATTAACTGTAACTGCCCCTGGAACCTATAGCTTAGCAACAGATAATGTTTCTGGCAAATGTCCCGACTTTAGCTGTTGCCCCTTCGTAATTGAAGAAGACACCCTCCCGACTTTCCGGGTCACAGCCACACCTGCCACTTGCGTAAGTAATCAAACTCAAGCCAATGGCAAAATCACGCTAAGCCGGTTTACTTCTGGCTACACCTATCAATATTCATTAGGTACCGACTTCAACGAAACAGCTCCTTTGTCGGGTCCAGCGAAAGTAATTCCTGCCAATGGCATAATTGTCAATAATCTGGTGAATCCCACGATAACCCAAGCCTACAGCGTGCGTGTTTACAATGCAGCAGGTTGCTATACAGAGATGACTGTACTGCTCCCCCCAACAATCTGCGGCTGTCCGCCAGACGTGTGCGTACCGCTAGTCATTAAGCAATCCAAACGGCCAAAACGAATTGGCGATTCCAGATAG
- a CDS encoding lipocalin family protein, whose translation MKKANACRLMAWALVVAMPLWFGSCKKGGDDTVTPTTSSVEGSWKISGYKIDPGVDFLGTGQKSTDLLAYFKSLPNGAGNDLVDCLTGTTIIFNSGGKVTGTPGAKCSASTDINPVEDNSTWKLDGTKLTLTSGADVTTYDTAISGNVLKLSGKEQEDFDGDGKDETYTVTLELTKI comes from the coding sequence ATGAAAAAAGCCAATGCATGTCGTTTGATGGCCTGGGCACTTGTTGTTGCCATGCCACTATGGTTCGGTAGTTGTAAAAAAGGCGGTGATGATACTGTAACACCGACAACATCGTCCGTTGAAGGAAGCTGGAAAATATCAGGTTATAAAATCGATCCCGGCGTCGACTTTTTAGGAACGGGCCAAAAAAGTACAGACCTTCTGGCCTATTTCAAATCGTTGCCTAATGGTGCTGGTAATGATTTAGTTGATTGTTTGACTGGCACAACCATCATATTTAACTCGGGCGGAAAGGTAACCGGAACACCGGGAGCTAAATGTTCGGCCTCAACGGATATTAACCCCGTTGAAGATAACTCGACCTGGAAACTGGATGGAACTAAGCTGACCCTGACGAGTGGTGCCGATGTAACGACCTACGATACTGCTATCAGCGGTAATGTCCTGAAGCTATCAGGGAAAGAGCAAGAAGATTTTGATGGTGATGGCAAAGATGAGACCTACACAGTCACTTTAGAGTTGACGAAAATATAA
- a CDS encoding lipocalin family protein, with product MRKLNTSKLLIWALLLTMFLGFDSCKKDDDNPTVATTTIEGSYKVTSLTIDPKALGLYSDLIAASKLLFNNTTCLTDITLTFKTGGDATTDSPTTCEAIGVPISTFTGVDATSKWTLVDKKLTVTKGDGTKTEYTVVSNTGGILKLQWQGTLNYPAPSTTVYTYTMELKKQ from the coding sequence ATGCGAAAACTCAACACATCTAAGTTATTAATCTGGGCATTACTGCTAACAATGTTCCTCGGGTTCGACAGTTGCAAGAAAGACGATGATAACCCAACTGTTGCTACGACAACCATAGAAGGAAGTTATAAAGTCACTTCACTTACTATAGACCCGAAGGCATTAGGCTTGTATAGTGATCTGATTGCAGCCTCGAAACTGCTTTTTAATAATACGACCTGCCTGACTGATATTACACTAACTTTCAAAACCGGTGGAGATGCCACAACGGATAGTCCAACGACCTGCGAAGCGATTGGGGTGCCCATTAGCACGTTTACCGGCGTCGATGCGACGAGCAAATGGACATTGGTCGATAAAAAGCTGACAGTTACGAAAGGAGACGGCACCAAAACAGAGTATACAGTTGTGTCAAATACGGGAGGTATTCTCAAATTGCAATGGCAGGGAACCTTAAACTACCCTGCGCCAAGTACGACTGTGTACACCTATACAATGGAGTTAAAGAAGCAGTAA
- a CDS encoding heavy metal-binding domain-containing protein yields the protein MLITTTPNIEGKHIIKYVGLVNGEAIIGANLVKDFFTTIRDVVGGHSGAYVQALREAKSIALKEMIDQATRLGANAIIGIDLDYQTIGSNGAMLMVSANGTAVIVD from the coding sequence ATGCTCATAACAACTACTCCTAATATTGAAGGCAAGCATATCATAAAATACGTAGGTCTGGTGAATGGAGAGGCCATTATTGGGGCCAACCTCGTAAAAGATTTCTTTACTACTATTCGCGATGTAGTTGGAGGGCACTCAGGTGCTTATGTGCAGGCACTTCGCGAAGCTAAAAGTATTGCGCTCAAGGAAATGATTGATCAGGCCACTCGCCTGGGTGCAAATGCAATTATTGGCATTGATTTAGATTACCAAACGATCGGCAGTAATGGCGCCATGCTCATGGTCAGTGCCAATGGTACAGCCGTCATTGTCGATTAA
- a CDS encoding choice-of-anchor Q domain-containing protein, with protein sequence MKFVLTILLFGLYFSLHSQPIVYVTPTGSGNLSGSSWTNALSGNQLRNQLALATSGMQFWLAGGSYNPGTTRTNTFQIPSGVQVYGGFNGTEIFLNNRALSTPSSTTLTGEIGDPNTIGDNVYHVITFTNVSINTQLNGVVVTRGNANASTSPDNCGGGIYNNSNGNSIKSNPTISNCQVIDNTATYSGGGLYNEAQYGGESSPTFQNCLFKSNKASVVGGGVYNYAYRGLCSPKLTDCIFTSNTANSGGGLGSAAIFNAGYNNPTFINCLFRNNSAVSGGAIHFGSSFYAFLNPSLKNCLLDHNQASENGGAILMTAVIGCSADPVLTNCIITDNSAGTTGAGIYGSCYTDSDIRIRLTNNIIWNNSFAYNNSSGNKAPVYNISYSDIQGGFSGTGNINADPLFVDATNGNYRLLRNSPCINTGDPASTTANVSSTDLVGSSRIFGGRIDMGAYEFIPYADLRMALALNTRTPAINEPVSYNLTITNDGPEPATAVGWQNQLPPNLAFVSGANVANSSNLVSGTIPSLAPGASTQFSYQVQAKEPGRYVNAAQITSSDQPDPDSQPGSGTGDGQDDTAQADLRTIVDNGTVYVSPNPNQVPLPVIISNQPPADPTKADLSLSMSASKRTLKAGDITTITLQVSNAGGLAVTGVTVKLNLPVGTSFESGSGFSVNGQTAIGSVGSISADTSTPLTAQVRVNSGNPAYLTAEILTSNQPDPDSHPNSGTDDGEDDTISIDLRVIP encoded by the coding sequence ATGAAATTCGTTCTTACCATTCTTCTGTTTGGTCTATATTTCTCGCTTCATAGCCAACCCATTGTTTATGTAACTCCAACTGGTTCAGGTAATTTATCGGGTTCATCCTGGACCAATGCTCTGTCAGGCAATCAGCTTCGAAATCAGTTAGCGTTAGCTACATCAGGAATGCAATTCTGGTTAGCAGGGGGTTCATACAATCCTGGAACAACACGAACCAATACATTTCAGATTCCATCAGGTGTGCAGGTATATGGTGGTTTCAATGGAACCGAAATTTTCCTAAACAACCGTGCACTAAGCACGCCCTCCAGCACAACCCTTACTGGCGAAATTGGTGACCCAAACACAATTGGGGATAACGTTTACCACGTTATCACATTTACAAATGTCTCAATCAATACTCAATTAAATGGTGTGGTCGTTACACGCGGTAATGCAAATGCCAGTACATCCCCAGATAACTGTGGTGGTGGAATTTACAATAATAGCAACGGTAATAGTATCAAAAGCAACCCTACAATATCCAACTGCCAAGTTATTGATAATACGGCAACTTATTCTGGAGGAGGCCTTTACAATGAAGCGCAATACGGAGGAGAAAGCTCCCCAACTTTTCAAAACTGCCTTTTCAAATCAAATAAGGCTTCTGTTGTGGGAGGAGGAGTTTATAATTATGCTTATAGGGGACTCTGCAGTCCAAAACTTACTGACTGCATATTTACTAGTAATACTGCTAACTCAGGGGGTGGTTTGGGTAGTGCGGCAATCTTTAATGCAGGTTATAATAATCCGACCTTTATAAATTGTCTCTTCAGAAACAATTCTGCTGTTTCAGGAGGGGCAATTCACTTTGGAAGTTCATTTTACGCCTTTCTTAATCCATCTTTAAAAAATTGCTTACTAGACCATAACCAAGCCAGTGAAAACGGCGGGGCAATTTTGATGACAGCAGTAATTGGCTGCTCTGCCGATCCTGTACTCACTAACTGCATCATTACTGATAATTCAGCAGGAACAACAGGAGCAGGTATTTATGGTAGTTGTTATACGGATTCGGATATACGAATTCGCTTGACTAATAACATTATCTGGAACAATAGCTTTGCTTACAATAACAGTTCCGGCAACAAAGCTCCAGTATATAACATATCCTACTCCGACATTCAGGGAGGCTTTTCCGGAACAGGCAACATCAATGCTGATCCGTTGTTTGTAGACGCAACAAATGGCAATTATCGACTGCTCCGAAACAGCCCATGCATTAATACAGGCGATCCAGCCAGCACAACTGCTAATGTATCATCGACCGATTTGGTTGGTAGCTCGCGCATTTTTGGTGGTCGAATTGATATGGGGGCATATGAGTTTATTCCTTATGCCGACCTACGAATGGCGTTAGCACTTAACACACGAACACCTGCCATTAATGAGCCTGTTTCCTATAATTTAACTATAACTAACGATGGCCCGGAACCAGCGACTGCCGTTGGCTGGCAAAACCAACTCCCCCCGAATCTGGCCTTTGTGAGTGGGGCCAACGTCGCCAATTCATCTAATCTGGTTTCTGGAACAATTCCATCACTGGCACCAGGTGCAAGCACTCAGTTCAGTTATCAGGTGCAAGCGAAAGAGCCAGGTCGATACGTTAATGCGGCTCAGATTACGTCCAGCGATCAGCCTGACCCTGACAGTCAACCCGGTTCGGGTACAGGCGATGGACAGGATGATACCGCTCAGGCAGATCTGCGAACTATAGTTGATAACGGGACTGTGTACGTATCGCCAAATCCTAATCAGGTGCCTTTGCCAGTTATTATATCAAATCAACCTCCAGCCGACCCTACTAAAGCTGACTTAAGTTTAAGCATGTCAGCGTCTAAGCGAACCCTAAAAGCAGGGGATATAACAACAATTACACTTCAGGTTAGTAATGCAGGAGGGCTAGCGGTAACAGGTGTAACGGTAAAACTCAATCTCCCGGTCGGCACATCTTTCGAATCGGGAAGTGGATTTAGTGTGAATGGGCAGACAGCTATAGGGAGCGTTGGGTCAATTAGTGCCGATACATCGACTCCATTAACAGCCCAAGTACGTGTCAATTCAGGTAATCCAGCTTACCTAACTGCTGAAATCCTGACCAGTAATCAACCCGATCCTGATAGCCACCCTAATTCTGGTACCGACGATGGAGAGGACGATACTATTTCTATTGATTTACGTGTTATACCATAA
- a CDS encoding metallophosphoesterase family protein: protein MIHFSRRLFLQGTLGTISAALLASCKHTDTVTPAAGLRFAVASDGHLGEPSTTSDQFYTDLLAALKQEHKTKPLQFIVINGDLVHEGNNGLLPKAKAYLDTLPVPYYVTRGNHDRVSLDTWQQLWGYATNHVVELDNATLILLDTSNEAGDTLCGDDVWLRQAVTSARSTVPIFLFMHIPFIHNIQATDVCTGIVSVLTDFSTVRAVFHGHDHTKDQSIFYLKSALLFDAHFGSSWGTPYRGYRIVEQDDQAFNTYQYDFVNQKQINSLTF from the coding sequence ATGATTCACTTTAGTCGTCGATTATTTTTACAGGGAACATTAGGCACTATTTCAGCGGCCTTGCTGGCCAGTTGTAAACATACAGATACCGTTACTCCTGCTGCCGGTTTACGTTTTGCGGTAGCCTCTGATGGGCATCTGGGCGAGCCGTCCACAACCTCGGATCAGTTTTATACCGACTTGTTAGCCGCTCTTAAGCAAGAACACAAGACGAAGCCGCTCCAATTTATTGTCATCAATGGCGACTTGGTGCATGAGGGAAATAATGGTTTGCTCCCTAAAGCGAAGGCGTATCTGGACACCCTACCAGTTCCCTATTATGTAACGCGCGGCAATCATGATCGCGTTAGTTTGGATACCTGGCAACAACTTTGGGGGTATGCGACCAACCACGTTGTTGAACTGGATAATGCCACGCTCATTCTTCTGGATACCTCAAATGAAGCGGGCGATACCCTTTGTGGCGATGATGTGTGGCTTCGGCAGGCTGTAACATCGGCTCGTTCTACAGTTCCCATATTTTTATTCATGCACATCCCCTTTATTCACAACATTCAGGCAACCGATGTTTGTACGGGTATTGTGTCGGTCCTGACCGATTTTTCAACGGTGAGGGCCGTTTTTCATGGGCATGACCATACAAAAGATCAGAGTATCTTCTACCTGAAGTCGGCGTTGTTGTTCGATGCCCATTTTGGGAGTAGCTGGGGAACGCCCTACCGAGGGTATCGGATTGTAGAACAGGACGATCAGGCGTTCAATACATACCAGTACGATTTTGTTAATCAGAAACAGATTAACAGCCTGACTTTTTAA
- a CDS encoding magnesium chelatase — protein sequence MNYRSLKASKLLMISTLGELKAAGYQSRSIKQELRDNLIERIKNKEVVFPGIWGYEDTVIPDVERAILSMHHINLLGLRGQAKTRIARLMVNLLDEYIPVVAGSELNDDPMLPLSRFAIDLIAEKGDQTPIAWMHRNDRYTEKLATPDVSVADLIGDVDPIKAATLKLPYSDERTIHFGLIPRSHRCIFVINELPDLQARIQVSLFNILQEGDIQIRGFKLRLPLDIQFVFTANPEDYTNRGSIVTPLKDRIDSQIVTHYPKSIEIGKKITMQEAIVKTEQASMVKANDLIADLIEQIALEARESEYVDSKSGVSARMTISAYENLLSSAERRALLNGEKETHVRIADLYGVVPAICGKVELVYEGEVEGPVIVAQNLIGKAIRNQFLEYFPNPEKAKKDKRGNPYKKITDWFGDGNTMDILNDLTNRDYEARLRTIDGLDDVVDQFHARLSKAEKLFMMEFALHGLAEHSLVGKKAMDTGLSFKDLLGSMFNPGTNFGEEDEEEDDDRY from the coding sequence ATGAACTACCGCAGCCTGAAAGCATCAAAATTACTAATGATCTCTACACTTGGCGAACTCAAAGCCGCCGGGTATCAATCTCGCTCCATTAAACAGGAACTACGAGATAATTTGATTGAGCGAATCAAAAACAAAGAAGTTGTTTTTCCGGGTATATGGGGTTACGAAGATACCGTCATTCCTGATGTAGAACGGGCTATTTTATCCATGCACCACATCAACTTGTTGGGATTGCGTGGGCAAGCCAAAACCCGTATTGCACGCCTGATGGTTAATTTGCTGGATGAGTACATTCCAGTAGTGGCCGGGTCTGAACTGAACGATGATCCGATGCTGCCGCTCTCTCGGTTTGCCATCGATTTGATTGCCGAAAAAGGGGATCAAACGCCTATCGCCTGGATGCATCGTAACGACCGTTATACCGAGAAACTCGCTACGCCCGATGTATCGGTGGCCGACCTGATTGGGGATGTAGACCCCATTAAAGCGGCTACGCTAAAGCTGCCTTATTCGGATGAGCGTACGATTCACTTTGGTCTGATTCCCCGATCGCACCGTTGCATTTTTGTGATCAATGAATTGCCTGATTTACAGGCTCGTATTCAGGTGTCCCTGTTTAACATTTTGCAGGAAGGGGACATTCAGATTCGGGGCTTTAAACTTCGACTGCCGCTCGATATTCAGTTTGTCTTTACGGCTAACCCCGAAGATTACACCAACCGGGGCAGCATTGTAACGCCCTTGAAGGACCGGATTGATTCGCAGATTGTGACTCACTATCCGAAATCTATTGAAATCGGTAAAAAGATTACCATGCAGGAAGCGATCGTTAAAACGGAGCAGGCCAGTATGGTGAAAGCCAACGATCTGATTGCGGATTTGATTGAGCAAATAGCTCTGGAAGCCCGTGAAAGCGAGTATGTCGACTCGAAGAGTGGGGTTTCTGCCCGGATGACGATTTCGGCCTACGAGAACCTGCTTTCCTCGGCTGAGCGTCGGGCGTTGCTCAATGGCGAAAAAGAAACGCACGTTCGCATTGCTGATCTATATGGTGTTGTTCCGGCCATTTGTGGTAAGGTTGAGTTGGTGTACGAAGGTGAGGTAGAAGGTCCTGTTATTGTGGCGCAGAACCTGATTGGAAAAGCCATTCGGAATCAATTTTTAGAATACTTCCCGAATCCGGAGAAGGCTAAAAAAGATAAGCGCGGCAATCCTTACAAGAAAATTACAGACTGGTTTGGTGATGGAAATACGATGGATATCCTCAACGACCTTACCAACCGCGACTATGAAGCCCGGCTTCGTACGATTGATGGGTTAGATGATGTGGTCGATCAGTTTCATGCCCGTTTGAGCAAAGCCGAAAAATTGTTCATGATGGAATTTGCCCTGCACGGTCTGGCTGAGCATTCACTTGTCGGTAAAAAAGCTATGGATACGGGCCTATCGTTCAAAGACTTACTCGGCTCTATGTTCAACCCCGGCACTAACTTCGGAGAGGAGGATGAAGAGGAGGACGACGATCGGTATTGA
- a CDS encoding IPT/TIG domain-containing protein, whose amino-acid sequence MKYTVPFFFFFLVLIGLAGCRVQNNPPELLRLSAQKAYIGDPLTLSGYQFGSDPAVTFGVATSAVTAPISSHDDNTIQLMVPLVAPGSTQIRVRNDQGTSDPLPFIVQQPAPAVATVTPSNGLPGTTVVITGNYLNQITRVRFDTLNAIIKDSSAQKLTVVVPPTMPRGVFALAIETKGGNTSNSFIVSGTPQITSISPLRAKPGTELVIQGQNLTDGIVSINGLTTEKALTTVKDTEIRTSIPATATSGLVTVKVFETLVATSTDTLKIIQPPFITNLLAQDGIAGDKLLVNGRNLRDVTSMTVGNVAASFRIISDTQVEVTIPALTASGAVQISASSIGGTATGTDSFFFYLPPTNLVVTPARQLRGRTLTVSGKNLYRITTVSVSGITVPITSRNEGTDLLIGVPDNAVSGSVIVTSRAGTASAPLVVIQAPVVTSILPAKARTGDRIVVTGDFLLNAQIYFSGSTTPAVDGGKNEDTERWILVPSDAQAGPLRVVNVVGELLTSMFFAPVRLATITDFVPKTAKVAYEVTITGQNLASVTAVRFNGGTSTPATFRISGSSLIAIVPADAVTGQICLINEAGTICSTGTITITK is encoded by the coding sequence ATGAAATATACTGTACCTTTCTTTTTTTTCTTTCTTGTATTAATCGGCTTAGCGGGCTGCCGTGTTCAGAATAACCCACCAGAACTGCTCCGGTTATCAGCCCAGAAAGCTTACATTGGCGATCCTCTTACGCTAAGTGGCTATCAATTTGGCTCCGATCCTGCTGTTACATTCGGTGTTGCCACATCGGCGGTTACGGCTCCAATCAGTAGTCACGACGACAATACGATTCAGCTGATGGTTCCCTTAGTAGCTCCCGGTTCTACTCAGATTCGTGTTCGTAACGATCAGGGCACATCAGATCCGCTCCCTTTTATAGTTCAGCAACCAGCACCGGCTGTAGCTACAGTTACGCCCAGTAATGGGTTACCCGGCACAACCGTCGTTATCACAGGTAATTACCTGAATCAAATTACCCGAGTTCGTTTCGATACGTTAAATGCAATTATTAAAGATAGTTCGGCACAGAAACTTACTGTTGTTGTACCGCCTACTATGCCTCGGGGAGTATTTGCCCTTGCTATTGAAACAAAGGGAGGTAATACATCAAATTCATTTATTGTATCGGGCACACCTCAGATTACCAGTATTAGCCCACTACGCGCCAAACCAGGCACTGAGCTAGTTATACAAGGCCAGAATTTGACTGATGGTATTGTCAGCATCAATGGGCTTACTACCGAAAAAGCCTTAACAACAGTTAAAGACACAGAGATTCGAACCTCGATTCCAGCTACCGCGACATCGGGTTTGGTAACTGTTAAAGTTTTTGAAACACTAGTGGCCACCAGCACTGATACGCTGAAGATCATTCAACCCCCTTTCATTACCAATTTGCTCGCCCAGGATGGTATTGCAGGTGATAAACTGTTGGTAAACGGTCGCAATCTCCGCGATGTCACCAGCATGACGGTTGGCAACGTTGCGGCTTCATTTCGCATCATCAGCGATACGCAGGTCGAAGTGACTATACCAGCGCTGACGGCCTCGGGTGCTGTACAGATCTCGGCCAGCAGCATCGGCGGCACCGCAACGGGAACAGATTCGTTCTTTTTCTATTTGCCCCCTACCAACCTCGTAGTTACGCCAGCACGTCAGCTTCGCGGCCGAACGCTTACCGTTTCGGGTAAAAATCTTTATCGGATTACAACCGTTAGCGTTAGTGGCATTACGGTACCGATCACCAGCCGAAATGAAGGTACTGATTTGCTGATCGGCGTGCCTGATAATGCAGTCAGTGGTTCTGTTATCGTTACGAGCCGAGCCGGTACAGCTTCAGCACCTTTAGTTGTTATTCAGGCTCCTGTAGTTACCAGTATTCTGCCTGCCAAAGCTCGAACCGGAGACCGAATCGTTGTGACGGGTGACTTTCTGTTAAACGCACAGATTTACTTTAGTGGCTCCACAACTCCAGCAGTTGATGGCGGTAAAAATGAGGACACTGAACGATGGATTCTGGTGCCATCCGATGCACAAGCGGGTCCCTTACGCGTCGTAAACGTAGTGGGCGAACTTCTGACATCCATGTTTTTTGCCCCTGTCCGGCTGGCAACTATTACTGATTTTGTGCCCAAGACGGCTAAAGTCGCCTACGAGGTTACCATTACAGGGCAAAACTTAGCCAGCGTAACAGCTGTGCGATTTAATGGAGGTACCTCTACACCAGCAACGTTCCGGATTTCGGGCAGTTCGCTAATCGCGATCGTTCCTGCGGATGCTGTTACCGGTCAGATTTGCCTTATAAATGAAGCTGGAACAATCTGTAGTACTGGCACGATCACGATAACAAAATAG
- a CDS encoding 2-hydroxyacid dehydrogenase, with protein MSQNQPSILIADEMHPSLFAMLDEAGFAYDYQPKISRAELIPALTPFEGLIIRSKTTVDDELLSQAPNLRFIGRAGAGLDLIDLATVEQRGIAVFHAGEGNRDAVAEHTVGMLLALLANILKADREVRQGIWDREGNRGYELGSMTVGLIGYGNNGRATAQRLSGFGCRVLAYDKFLTNYGDQFAQEATQAQIMAEADIISLHIPLTDKTRKMVNDTFIDQVAKPFYLNNIARGEIVSLAAVVRGLENGKLRGATLDVLENEKLAKLTPDQQAAFDYLRQSNRVVLTPHVGGWTHESYVRINEVLVRQIKEM; from the coding sequence ATGTCCCAGAACCAACCCTCTATTCTCATTGCCGACGAAATGCACCCGTCGCTTTTTGCCATGCTTGATGAGGCTGGCTTTGCCTATGACTATCAGCCAAAAATTAGTCGGGCTGAATTGATACCAGCACTTACGCCCTTTGAGGGGCTTATTATTCGGAGTAAAACCACCGTCGACGATGAATTGTTGAGCCAGGCACCTAATCTTCGGTTTATTGGCCGGGCAGGTGCCGGTTTGGATTTGATTGATCTGGCAACTGTTGAACAACGCGGTATTGCTGTTTTTCACGCGGGCGAGGGCAATCGAGATGCCGTTGCTGAGCACACCGTGGGCATGTTATTAGCCTTGTTGGCCAATATTCTGAAGGCAGATCGGGAAGTACGCCAGGGAATTTGGGATCGGGAAGGTAACCGAGGTTATGAACTTGGCAGCATGACGGTCGGCCTGATCGGTTATGGTAACAACGGTCGGGCTACGGCCCAGCGACTCAGTGGATTTGGTTGTCGGGTACTGGCCTATGACAAATTCCTGACGAACTATGGTGATCAATTTGCCCAGGAAGCTACGCAGGCTCAGATCATGGCCGAAGCGGATATTATTAGCCTACACATTCCGCTGACAGATAAGACGCGCAAGATGGTTAACGATACGTTTATCGATCAGGTGGCCAAACCATTCTACCTGAATAACATTGCACGGGGCGAAATCGTATCACTGGCAGCCGTTGTACGCGGTCTGGAAAATGGCAAACTGCGTGGCGCAACGCTGGATGTGCTGGAGAATGAGAAATTAGCCAAACTCACTCCGGATCAGCAAGCTGCGTTTGATTACCTACGCCAGTCCAATCGGGTTGTATTAACGCCACACGTCGGCGGATGGACGCATGAGAGTTATGTCCGAATTAATGAAGTATTAGTGAGACAGATTAAGGAGATGTAG